In Pogoniulus pusillus isolate bPogPus1 unplaced genomic scaffold, bPogPus1.pri scaffold_64_arrow_ctg1, whole genome shotgun sequence, a single window of DNA contains:
- the LOC135174431 gene encoding keratin, type II cytoskeletal cochleal-like: MSRQSICRSFGGGSKRGFSSCSAVGFGGSGGRSRISYSSFSTCRGVGGSGRCGGFSSRSLHNLGASGRISMGGSYGYGCRIGGFGGGYGGGFGSIGGAVIGGGVGSFGGPVRCGPGFPAGIQTVQVDPTLLQPVHVDIDPQIQQVKCQEKEQIKTLNNQFASFIDKVRFLEQQNKVLSTKWELLQQQGPTGPRKNLDAIFENYIQNLKRTLEGLLGQRSQLESELQCMRQYVEEYKSKYEEEINRRTAAENEFVVLKKDVDCAYMTKTELEARVGSLTDELSFLRCIYEEELAQMQTISRDLSVVVSMDNNRHLDLDSIIEEVRRQYEQIACNSRAEAEAWYQSRYEELQSTAGRHGDSLRNTKMEIQELTRNVQRLRAEIENIKKQNHQLQSAIAEAEERGEMALKDARRKLEELECALSKDKEELARLLKEYQEMLNTKIALDVEIAMYRKLLEGEENRLCGENPSNVNVSVVGRTTIAGGRAGGFGACSGLGGGVCAAGAGSVAGGSCGVAGGVLSGGFSSGSGRVCSSGGNFVSGGGSSSVRRCVTTTVKSAGVKY; the protein is encoded by the exons ATGTCTCGGCAGTCCATCTGCAGAAGCTTTGGAGGAGGAAGCAAGAGGGGattcagctcctgctctgctgttggCTTTGGAGGCAGTGGGGGCAGAAGCAGGATCAGCTAcagctccttctccacctgCAGGGGAGTCGGAGGCAGTGGACGCTGCGGAGgtttcagcagcagaagcctccACAACCTGGGAGCCAGCGGAAGGATTTCCATGGGTGGCTCTTACGGATACGGCTGTAGAATTGGTGGCTTTGGTGGAGGCTATGGAGGAGGATTTGGCAGTATTGGAGGAGCTGTCATTGGTGGAGGAGTAGGCAGCTTTGGTGGTCCTGTGAGATGTGGTCCTGGGTTCCCTGCAGGCATCCAGACGGTGCAGGTtgatccaaccctcctgcagcctgtccatgttGACATCGATCCTCAGATCCAACAAGTGAAGTGCCAGGAGAAGGAACAGATCAAGACCCTTAACAATCAGTTTGCCTCTTTCATTGACAAG GTCCGCTTCCtggagcaacagaacaaggtccTCTCCACCAAGtgggagctcctccagcagcaaggaCCTACAGGGCCCAGGAAGAACCTCGATGCCATCTTTGAAAACTACATCCAGAACCTGAAGAGGACACTGGAGGGTCTGCTGGGACAGAGGAGCCAGCTGGAGTCAGAGCTGCAGTGCATGCGGCAGTACGTGGAGGAGTACAAGAGCAA GTACGAAGAGGAAATCAACAGGCGCACGGCTGCCGAGAACGAGTTCGTGGTGCTGAagaag GATGTGGACTGTGCCTACATGACTAAAACAGAGCTGGAAGCCAGGGTGGGATCCCTGACTGATGAGCTCAGCTTCCTGAGGTGCATCTATGAGGAG GAGCTGGCTCAGATGCAGACCATCAGCAGGGACCTGTCTGTGGTGGTGTCCATGGACAACAATCGCCACCTGGACCTGGACAGCATCATCGAGGAGGTCAGGCGCCAGTACGAGCAGATCGCCTgcaacagcagagctgaggctgaggcttggtaccagagcagg tatgaagagctgcagagcacagctggcaggcaTGGGGACAGCCTCCGCAACACCAAGATGGAGATCCAGGAGCTGACCAGGAACGtccaaaggctgagagctgagatTGAGAACATCAAGAAGCAG aACCACCAGCTGCAGTCAGCCATTGCCGAGGCTGAGGAGCGGGGTGAGATGGCCCTGAAGGACGCCAGGaggaagctggaggagctggagtgtgCCCTGAGCAAAGACAAGGAGGAGCTGGCTCGGCTGCTGAAGGAGTACCAGGAGATGCTGAACACCAAGATTGCACTGGATGTTGAGATTGCCATgtacaggaagctgctggagggagaggagaacag GCTCTGTGGAGAGAACCCCTCCAACGTCAATGTCT CTGTGGTAGGTCGAACAACCatcgctggaggcagagctggaggcttcGGAGCCTGCAGCGGCCTGGGAGGAGGAGTGTGTGCGGCCGGAGCAGGGAGCGTGGCGGGAGGCAGCTGTGGCGTGGCAGGAGGAGTGCTCAGTGGTGGCTTTTCTTCTGGGAGTGGCAGAgtctgcagctctggtggcaaCTTTGTCTCAGGGGGTGGCTCCTCCTCCGTGCGCAGATGTGTCACCACCACCGTCAAGTCTGCAGGGGTGAAGTACTGA